Sequence from the Diorhabda carinulata isolate Delta chromosome 5, icDioCari1.1, whole genome shotgun sequence genome:
GCTATTCGAGTCGTTGTTTTAAACCCCTAGTCTCAAGATTCTCTTCCCGTCCCTAACGAAGACGGCAAGTCCATAATTATCTCTGAATCGGGTGTGTGAGTCGTATCCAGGGTAAGTCGTATCCAGGATATAGATAGTGAACCTTGGATGTTGTTGGGTTCACCTCTGATTCTACTAGAGTCAGAATATGAGGTCTCTTCGACCACAGATGTTGGTGTACAGCGTATCTATTCGTGTTGAGATTCGTGTTGAAATCTAACTTAAAACTTGTTTTGTAtggtatattttatttctgGATTATTTTGATCTAGAAGATGCCATCAAGCTATCTTTTTCCTCTTCATCCACCCTTAGGACCAATTCACGTCGGTTAGATCCGATGCGGTGGTATCTCACCGGACAATAGAGGTGGTCACTGACACAAACGAGCAGCGTGTACGCGCCCTAATCCACCAAGAGCGTCAGTTAATGGTTCGAATGTTAGCAGACGACTTAAATAACAACCGCTAAATCGTCAGGCAGATTTCAAATGAAGATTTCGCTATGGAGAAGCCGTGTGCAGAAATGGTTTCGAAAGATCTTCCAGAGCTTTAATTGTGACCCAGTTTGCAGTTTCCGGAAAGATTCCAAAATTGCCACGACCACTCTATTCACTTGATCCATCGCTCTACGACTTCTCTTCCTTTTTGTATTGAGTGATGATTCTTCAGGAGTGTTCTATTGACATAAAATGTTCAAGGGGGCCGTAAAAGCGTGGAAGAAGAAGCGCAAAGAGAGAAGCTGGTAAACCAGAATCTTCAACGCACCCTAATCCATCAAGAACGTCAGTTGATGGTTCAAATGATAACATATGAACCAAATAACTGTCATACCGTCTGGTAGATCTCTACTCAATATAGCGTTATGGAGAAGCCCTGTACAGAAACGGTTTCGAAAAACTTTTCAGCTTCTAGAATGATCACTGTATCACCACTTCCAACCTATTCGCTGGATATGTCATAACTGCATTTGATTAGCAAAATATACTAACATATTGTCAGAAAAAACTTCTACTgtggaaaataatatattgaattagtataaaattacattaaaacCCAGAATATCATCAAATACGACAAATCAGGCAGTTTTTCCCTTATCATTAGACAGAACTTTGACTTGACGTTATTGTTGATATCAGTTAGCTATTTTTCGCAATTTGGTTTTGCCGGCAAATCGCATGGGAATGTTCCTTTCTCAATTTGGTCTTCCCATCTTTTTATCCAATCGTTAGGACATACAGTTTTGTAAATTTTGCAAAACTGTTCGCAGCGCTCGCTCctagaaatagagaaatatatttttaagtaaaaatgcTCATAAAATAGGGAAAAAAGGAGAAATAAATGGCTACTAGagcaaatatgaaatttgtgaTGGTAAATTAggataaattcgttattttggttactgttaatatttatgaatttcttagaaatttatgtatgtttatgtttctaaaccGTCTTGATTTTACGTAGTACTATcttgttattattttacttttttctttgcCCTTTTTTGAGGCAAGTTCGCCCCTTACACTCCATTGTTTTGACCAGTGGTAGATCCAGGTTTCAttgttccattgtgagtaaACACGGTGACTAACTTATACAATTGTAAACCAGAAACTAAGCGTCCTAAATGGCTGAAAACTTAGTACAAATGTCTCAACACATGCGCAactatatttatcaatttatattgataagtgctgacaGGTTGAGGTCTCAAGCTGAAACAAATAACCGTCGTTTTTCTAATCCCCAAATTACTCGAAATACTTGACGATTATAGTGACCAGTGAATAATGTCTTGGACTGCATAATATAATTAGGCCTGCATCTCTAGAAAGTCAATCCAACATTTTCTCGAATGGAAGCTTATCCATAATGGATTGAGGCTGTATAAAACTTCTAACAGTTTTAGGTGAAATAAAGAAGGAGACGCACTTTATCTGTTGCGAATTATTTCCATACTTCTCATTGTCGTTTGGTAAGTAATTTCCCTTCTGGTTACctgataacaaaattttcttgacTGATTCTAACCGATTTAGGTTCGATCAAAACTATTATAATTCGTATCTGCCCTTTTTCAGTTACCTTGTTGTTATTGTAATTTATGTCTTGATTAGAAGCATCCTTCATATCTCTTTCCTCGTTCTCCAATTTACATTTTAtctgttttgaaatatttcaatacttctgattgtcgttaaaaatatttggtaagTAATTTCACTTCTGGTTACCTGATAACAAGATTTTCGAGACTGATTCTAACCGATGCAATCAAAACTATTATACTCCGTAGCTTCCCTTTTCAAGTGGCCTAAGTTGTGCTTCTACTTTTAGCCTAAATAATGACTTACCCTTCCCCCAAGAGCCTGATGCACTTGTGATAATCAACAAATGCATCCAAACACCAATTTGTGCAATTACAATTATGGTATCTTGCATCCTGAGCAACggttttcatttcatatttttctcctTTCTTATCTTCACTCATTattgaattgtatttttcacTAGAATTTTGAagctttgaaatatatattgacaactaaaaattattagttttcattatttgaaagaGTGTATTTGAATTGTCTCAATTATTGGAAGTGAATATTAACcaataaaaaagtgaattatCAGACtcagtttcattttttgaaatattgatttctttATTGTTCATATTAAGAAATCCTATTATACAATGTGTTcataatttagatttttaataatacaaccctgtatacatatatatatatatatatatatatatatatatatatatatatatatatatatatatatatacatgatCTACGGATTATTAAAAGAATATTGACAGTTCTTAAGGTCGATTTATAAAGTCTTACGTTCGCGCACGGGCTGACGCTCTCGATGTCATTGTCAATTGTCATATTGACAATTACTTGATAAAGAAATCACATAGTTTGTTTCcgacctcaacctgaagatgtcgcATAATTAAAATGGGAACTATATTCCGCCATTTTGGATTGTATCTTTCAGTCTTGctgaagatttttctgaaaatggaaaaaattgattattcagCTGTCGTTTATTTGTTCTTGAAAGGCAATAAGCTTATGGAAATGAAAGGAGCTATGGATCTTCATTTACAACATTTTGAGCAGATGaattcaaacattaatattGACGACGATCATTCGGGGTGGCTACAAACTTCTACAACCAGCGATAACATCGAAACGTTCACCCAATGGTACTGGAAGACCGCcgtattgaaattaaaaagatGGAAAAAACTATCagcatataaaaaaatgcatttgcCATAAACTAACTGAAGAATACGATTATGGAAATGGAAGAGGAGATATGGAAACTATATATCATTCACAGGCATAATATTCTGGACAGATGATTTCAAACGTGGTCGTATCAACATGAATGACTACGATCCTT
This genomic interval carries:
- the LOC130893974 gene encoding uncharacterized protein LOC130893974, which produces MSEDKKGEKYEMKTVAQDARYHNCNCTNWCLDAFVDYHKCIRLLGEGSERCEQFCKIYKTVCPNDWIKRWEDQIEKGTFPCDLPAKPNCEK